Part of the Neosynechococcus sphagnicola sy1 genome is shown below.
CCGGTAATCGGATTGAATCTGATAGTAGGGGGACGGATCTTCTCCTTTCCAACCCAGCACACTGTAGAGGCGAATACTAGTTCCCCGCCCCCGCAGGGGATGCTCCCCCATATCCAATGCCTCAATCTCGTCTTGCACCAGTAGGTACAGGGGTTCGGTAATCAAGAGGTCGGTGCTGAGTTCTTTGGTCAAGCCTTCAACGCGACTGGCTACGTTCACGGAGTCACCAATGACGGTATATTCCAGCCGTTGCAAGGAACCGATATTCCCAGCGATCACTTCTCCATAGCTGATGCCAATGCCATGAAAAAACGGGATTTGACCCGCGGCCCGCCACTGTTGCCGCAACTGGATCAGGGCGTGACGCATCTTCAAGGCGGCTGCGATCGCGTTATGGGCATCTAATGTTTCTCCCCGGGACACAGGGGAACCAAACTCCGCCATGACCGCATCGCCGATAAATTTGTCCAGAGTTCCCCCCGATTCAATAATGGCTTCCACCATGCGATTCAGGTAGGTGTTGAGTTGGAACACCAATTGCTCCGCTGCCATGTGGTAGGAAAGAGTCGTAAAGCCACGAATATCGCAGAATAAGACCGCAGCTTTGACCTTTCGCCCTTGCAACAGGGATTGAAAATTCTCCGGCTGACTGAGAATTTCCCGGACAATGGGGGTGGCAACATAGCGTTCGAGGGTGCGGCGGAGCCGGAGTTTTTCAAATTGGTCACTCACCGCCCCGATGGTGAAGCTAGTGAAGCTACCGAGGGCGATCGCCAAGACGGGCACTGCGGTAGGTACGATCCAGCCGCCCCACGTGAAGCTGAGATAGCCTGCTAATCCCCAAGCGAGACCACAGCCTAGTCCCCAGAATAATCGAGAGACACTCCGTTTCCCCAGCAGACTCAAGCATCCGCCCACCGCCGCGACGCCCACCAAGACGAGGAGTCCTCGCTCAGGAGCCGCCGGAATAGCGGCAGCCAGGGTTCGCCCCTCCAGGAGGGTGGCGATCGCATTGGCATGGATCTCCACTCCCGGCATCAGGTTAGGATAGCGCCAATTCCCCGCAAAGGGCGTCCGGTGGTTGTCTTGAAGAGAGAGGGCGGTGGGGCCAATGAGGACAATCTTGTCGCGGAAATATTGCCCATGGCTCAGATCCAGTTGCCACCGCTGGGGATCGAGGACATGGAAAAAAGGCAGATGCTGAAAGGTATCACGGGGGCCATAGAAAAAAATGCCGCTGCCCCGAGGGGCGGGATAGACCATTCGGGCTGCTTGGAGGGTTGCCTGGGGAAAACTTGGGATCGGGTCGGTCAAGCCCTGGGGAAAAATCACCTCCGATTGATATTGACTGCCCAGGTTGTGAATCCGGCCATCTATCGAGGGCAAATAGTTGAGAAAGCCCACGGATTGGGTCTGAAAAATTGGACGTGTCAGGCTTAACAGCGGGCCTTCTGGGGTCATGGACGATTCATAGGCTGCTGCCATCGTCACCCGTCCAGGGTAGCGATCGAGCACCTGTTGAAGGGACTGGTCATCTCCAGGGCCAAAATTACTAGGGCCAGAAAAGATTAAGTCTAGGGATACGCTCCGGGCTCCAGCCCCCATGATTTTGTCAATGGCTTGGGCATAGGCTTGTCGTTCCCAGGGGAAGGATTGCAGGGGTTGTAGATAGGGGTATTTCTGGGGTTCAGCAGTGTAGAACTCTCCCTGGGTCAGGGATTGCTCATCGATCGCCAAAATCACAATCTCCGGAGGCGGCGAAACGGGGCCACGGATTTCAAAAAAATGGTTTGTACTTGCTCTTCCAGATATTGGGCAATGCCCCAATCGAGACCCGTGGCGATCGCCCCAGCTAGCGCCCAAAAACCCAGCAACCCATAGCTAAGGATCAGGGGATTGAGGGACCAACAACCGCGATCGCGATTCCACCATCCAGGATTCATAAAGTTGGCAACAGCGTTTAGAAGAATGGCAGACGGGGGCGGGGAATATTGATCGGCAGGTTGGGGAACCCTGAGCCATCGAGA
Proteins encoded:
- a CDS encoding adenylate/guanylate cyclase domain-containing protein, which produces MAIDEQSLTQGEFYTAEPQKYPYLQPLQSFPWERQAYAQAIDKIMGAGARSVSLDLIFSGPSNFGPGDDQSLQQVLDRYPGRVTMAAAYESSMTPEGPLLSLTRPIFQTQSVGFLNYLPSIDGRIHNLGSQYQSEVIFPQGLTDPIPSFPQATLQAARMVYPAPRGSGIFFYGPRDTFQHLPFFHVLDPQRWQLDLSHGQYFRDKIVLIGPTALSLQDNHRTPFAGNWRYPNLMPGVEIHANAIATLLEGRTLAAAIPAAPERGLLVLVGVAAVGGCLSLLGKRSVSRLFWGLGCGLAWGLAGYLSFTWGGWIVPTAVPVLAIALGSFTSFTIGAVSDQFEKLRLRRTLERYVATPIVREILSQPENFQSLLQGRKVKAAVLFCDIRGFTTLSYHMAAEQLVFQLNTYLNRMVEAIIESGGTLDKFIGDAVMAEFGSPVSRGETLDAHNAIAAALKMRHALIQLRQQWRAAGQIPFFHGIGISYGEVIAGNIGSLQRLEYTVIGDSVNVASRVEGLTKELSTDLLITEPLYLLVQDEIEALDMGEHPLRGRGTSIRLYSVLGWKGEDPSPYYQIQSDYRQTQGELKQRLATPVMTNSQPPANAENVDSPDLNSGTEPEGVLSDQSVKPPCPQGFHQ